In the genome of Melioribacteraceae bacterium, the window TCGATGATAAGAACAGGTTTCTCGAGTTTCATCTGTTTGTAAGCGCCGACAATAAATTCAAAAGCGGTTCGGGTCTTGCCCGAACCTTGAAATCCGCCGAAGCTGGCTTTTATAAAATGATTCTTACTGATTAACGATTTTGCAAACTCATTTAATTTCATGGCTTAAATCCTTTAATAAATTAATTACTGCTGAATTGATAATTACTGACTTCCGGCTCTACGGAGAGGGATTCTGTCTGCGAGATATCGAATACGGTAGCCGAGTAGAACTTTTCTGCGTCCTCGAGGTTTCCCTGGTCATCTTTAGGACCGACCGGAAACAGAATAACAGCACCATGCTCACCTTTTTTAACAGATCTGCCCGCTTTCATCCACTGCTTAAATCCGCCGACGACAGTAGGCATGAACGGAAAC includes:
- a CDS encoding ArdC-like ssDNA-binding domain-containing protein; amino-acid sequence: MTKEEKQIYKQEKSAKIKAIREKILSLSDQEREALSAISIPTIEGRFLSVHNVLMIVSQFPFMPTVVGGFKQWMKAGRSVKKGEHGAVILFPVGPKDDQGNLEDAEKFYSATVFDISQTESLSVEPEVSNYQFSSN